In a genomic window of Shouchella clausii:
- the yabQ gene encoding spore cortex biosynthesis protein YabQ has translation MALTVQFYTMVAMAAMGICLGAAVDTYGRFLPRQRTFRIHIALLDIAFWIVQALLVFYILFKTNQGDIRIYVFLALLCGYAAYQALFKGVYNWLVNLVITIVQAVLRFVWGLLKAFIVMPIKWLLMSVRRLVMIIVISVWSIILYVLLKPLYWLMKKLGVVGLLKKGQPILRKWQERLERFRKKDER, from the coding sequence ATGGCTTTAACTGTTCAGTTCTATACAATGGTCGCTATGGCCGCAATGGGCATCTGTCTTGGCGCGGCTGTTGATACGTACGGCCGTTTTCTGCCAAGGCAACGTACTTTCCGGATTCACATCGCCTTGCTTGACATTGCCTTTTGGATTGTCCAAGCGCTGCTTGTCTTTTATATTTTATTTAAGACAAACCAGGGAGATATTCGAATTTACGTATTTTTGGCGCTACTATGTGGCTATGCTGCCTACCAAGCATTGTTTAAAGGCGTGTATAACTGGCTCGTCAATTTAGTCATTACAATCGTTCAAGCTGTATTACGGTTTGTTTGGGGTTTGTTAAAAGCATTCATTGTCATGCCGATAAAATGGTTGTTGATGTCCGTGCGCCGCTTGGTTATGATTATAGTAATCTCTGTGTGGAGCATCATTCTTTATGTCCTGCTTAAACCCCTATATTGGCTAATGAAAAAACTAGGCGTTGTTGGCCTGTTAAAAAAAGGACAGCCTATCTTGCGTAAATGGCAGGAACGATTGGAGCGTTTTAGGAAAAAAGACGAGAGGTGA
- the yabP gene encoding sporulation protein YabP, whose amino-acid sequence MDGSTYEFGTPMGRERKNNDHDVTLRGRKQLDITGVKQVDSFDSEEFLLETVQGYLSVRGENLYMKNLNVEQGNVSIEGKIHDLIYVDQNQQGKSKGLFGKLFK is encoded by the coding sequence ATGGACGGTTCTACTTACGAGTTTGGCACACCAATGGGACGTGAAAGAAAAAACAACGACCACGACGTTACGTTGCGCGGGCGCAAGCAATTAGATATAACAGGCGTCAAACAAGTAGACAGTTTCGATAGCGAAGAATTTTTGCTGGAAACGGTACAAGGCTATTTGTCGGTCCGAGGCGAAAACCTTTATATGAAAAACTTAAATGTCGAGCAAGGGAATGTTTCGATTGAGGGAAAAATCCACGACCTGATTTATGTCGATCAAAACCAGCAAGGAAAATCCAAAGGGCTCTTTGGAAAACTGTTTAAATAA
- a CDS encoding YqaA family protein → MGFLEDFGYWGLFVHAFADAVIFPVPAFFLQVSLSLLHPNQAIWFATVGYIACLLGTPVGYMLGRLLGNSVLQKWLKPSALTKAENLFKKNGEAAILIGAFTPIPFKVFTILSGALHFSLWKLMVYAALGRAVKFYAVGILFYVYGRAAENMVHSYLTYAMLGVAILLAVGIYLKRRIQERPKTEPQKGKELS, encoded by the coding sequence ATGGGGTTTTTAGAAGATTTTGGTTACTGGGGGTTATTCGTGCATGCCTTTGCAGATGCTGTGATTTTTCCAGTGCCTGCGTTTTTTCTACAAGTGTCCTTAAGCTTGCTTCACCCAAACCAAGCCATTTGGTTTGCAACAGTAGGGTATATCGCTTGTCTTCTTGGCACGCCAGTAGGGTATATGCTTGGCCGTTTGCTCGGAAATTCTGTCTTGCAAAAGTGGTTAAAGCCAAGCGCTTTAACAAAGGCCGAGAATCTGTTTAAGAAGAACGGTGAGGCAGCTATATTAATTGGCGCGTTTACGCCGATCCCTTTTAAAGTATTTACGATTTTATCAGGGGCGCTCCACTTTTCGCTATGGAAACTGATGGTTTACGCCGCACTTGGGAGAGCTGTTAAGTTTTATGCAGTTGGCATCCTCTTTTATGTATATGGGCGTGCAGCCGAGAACATGGTTCATTCATACTTGACGTACGCAATGTTAGGAGTGGCTATTCTTCTTGCCGTCGGCATCTACTTAAAGCGCCGCATTCAAGAGCGCCCAAAAACAGAACCGCAAAAGGGCAAAGAACTTTCATGA
- a CDS encoding NAD(P)/FAD-dependent oxidoreductase has protein sequence MFDLTIIGGGPAGLYSTFYAGMRDLKVKLVEYNKELGGKILFYPEKIIWDVGGMPPTTGRKLIDQLVEQATTFNPTICLNEHIVRMVREPDNTYTLMNEQGEAHYTRAVMLASGHGIPVMQKLEIEGADRYEVSNLHYTVTQMDIFANKRVLISGGGNAAVDWANELANISKEVVVCHRRNEFGGHEKNVEQMRSVTKIHTPYQIKELHGVGSAIEAVTLAHCDTGEQRQIEVDAVIVNHGMKLDGCFLIEAGLELEEDGFLRVSACMETSQPGIFAAGDVTRHEGKLQLISGAFVEGATAVNGVKQFLDPKADKQAYVSSHNEKFKKKNEQLKQEKQAQLMN, from the coding sequence ATGTTTGACCTAACCATTATTGGCGGCGGGCCAGCCGGTTTATATAGCACGTTTTATGCAGGGATGCGCGATTTAAAAGTAAAGCTCGTTGAATACAATAAAGAGCTAGGCGGCAAAATTTTGTTTTACCCAGAAAAAATTATTTGGGATGTTGGGGGAATGCCGCCTACAACAGGCAGAAAATTAATTGACCAGCTTGTGGAACAGGCAACGACCTTTAACCCAACGATATGTTTAAATGAACACATCGTACGGATGGTGCGGGAGCCTGATAACACGTACACCCTAATGAACGAGCAAGGTGAGGCCCATTATACACGGGCGGTAATGCTTGCTTCTGGGCATGGCATCCCTGTTATGCAGAAGCTTGAAATTGAGGGCGCCGACCGGTATGAAGTTTCCAATCTCCATTACACGGTCACGCAAATGGACATATTTGCAAACAAACGGGTTTTAATCTCTGGAGGGGGCAATGCAGCTGTCGACTGGGCGAACGAACTGGCCAACATTTCAAAAGAAGTGGTTGTGTGCCATCGGCGCAATGAGTTTGGCGGCCATGAAAAAAATGTAGAACAAATGAGATCAGTGACAAAAATACACACCCCCTACCAAATAAAAGAACTGCATGGCGTAGGCTCTGCGATTGAAGCGGTTACCCTTGCTCATTGTGATACAGGCGAACAACGACAAATCGAAGTCGATGCTGTCATTGTAAACCATGGAATGAAACTAGATGGCTGCTTTTTAATTGAAGCAGGCCTTGAATTGGAAGAAGACGGCTTTCTCCGCGTATCGGCCTGTATGGAGACAAGTCAGCCTGGCATTTTTGCTGCTGGAGATGTGACAAGGCACGAAGGGAAACTTCAGCTCATATCAGGGGCGTTTGTTGAAGGGGCAACAGCAGTAAATGGCGTTAAGCAGTTTTTGGACCCAAAAGCGGATAAGCAAGCGTATGTATCTTCCCATAATGAAAAATTTAAGAAAAAAAATGAGCAGCTAAAGCAGGAGAAACAAGCACAGCTAATGAACTAA
- a CDS encoding GNAT family N-acetyltransferase, whose translation MQLREITISDAKPFLQLQLQLDKEASYMLYEPGERTTTVREQRKAIADIQQSPSSTIFVAEHNKKLIGYLSVFGSRLQRIRHVGYITIGILEEYCNQGIGRKLLEQADHFAQSVQLHRLELTVIEENGRALHLYQKCGYEQEGVRRRAIRHGDKWLNEIYMGKLL comes from the coding sequence GTGCAACTTCGAGAAATAACAATTAGCGATGCAAAGCCGTTTTTGCAGTTGCAGTTGCAATTAGATAAAGAAGCGAGTTACATGCTCTATGAGCCTGGGGAAAGAACGACAACGGTACGAGAACAGCGGAAGGCGATTGCCGATATTCAGCAATCTCCGTCATCTACCATTTTTGTAGCGGAACACAACAAGAAGCTTATTGGCTATCTGAGTGTGTTTGGTTCCCGCTTGCAGCGCATTCGCCATGTTGGCTATATTACGATCGGGATTTTAGAGGAGTATTGCAACCAAGGGATTGGCAGGAAGCTGTTAGAGCAAGCGGACCATTTTGCCCAGAGCGTTCAGCTTCACCGGCTAGAGCTAACGGTGATTGAAGAGAATGGACGGGCGCTGCACTTGTACCAAAAATGCGGTTATGAGCAAGAAGGCGTCCGCCGCCGGGCAATCCGACATGGCGACAAGTGGCTTAATGAGATTTATATGGGGAAATTGTTGTAA
- a CDS encoding 2-hydroxyacid dehydrogenase gives MSKPTVFLARSLPEAALNHVSQFCHLRIWDESKPLTREALAHELADVDGAMLTGIGADAELVKHASKLKVISTATVGYDGFDVAGLSEQNIYVTNTPYVLDETVADLLFGLILSGARRIAPLHEQVKAGNWTKQTTAQSLYGQDVYNQTLGIVGMGRIGEKIVHRAKEGFGMKILYHNRSSRPEIEKKYGAKKLELHELLEQADVVVVMVPLTEATRHLIGKEELSKMKETAILVNGARGAVIDEAALIEALKQKTIFGAALDVFEIEPLPPGHPLLELDNVTLTPHTGSATAATREAMALRAAENLVAGALGQKPRDALS, from the coding sequence ATGAGCAAACCGACTGTTTTCTTAGCACGTTCTTTGCCTGAAGCTGCGCTTAACCATGTCTCACAATTCTGCCATTTGCGGATATGGGACGAAAGCAAACCGCTCACTAGAGAAGCATTGGCACACGAATTGGCTGATGTCGACGGCGCGATGCTGACAGGAATTGGCGCAGATGCCGAGCTCGTCAAACATGCTAGCAAGCTAAAAGTCATTAGCACCGCCACCGTTGGTTACGATGGCTTTGATGTTGCAGGCCTATCAGAGCAAAACATTTATGTCACAAACACGCCGTATGTTCTTGACGAAACGGTTGCAGACTTGCTGTTTGGCCTCATTCTATCAGGGGCTCGCCGTATCGCTCCACTGCACGAACAAGTGAAGGCAGGCAACTGGACAAAACAGACGACGGCACAATCTTTATATGGACAGGATGTCTACAACCAAACACTCGGTATTGTCGGCATGGGGCGCATTGGCGAAAAAATCGTTCATCGGGCCAAGGAAGGTTTTGGGATGAAGATTCTTTACCATAACCGCTCAAGCAGGCCGGAAATCGAAAAGAAGTATGGCGCCAAAAAACTAGAATTACATGAACTGCTTGAACAAGCGGATGTTGTTGTCGTCATGGTACCACTTACTGAGGCAACAAGGCATTTAATCGGGAAAGAAGAGCTAAGCAAAATGAAAGAAACGGCCATTCTCGTTAATGGGGCCCGTGGTGCCGTTATCGACGAAGCTGCCCTGATTGAAGCATTAAAGCAAAAAACGATTTTTGGTGCTGCTCTTGATGTGTTTGAAATCGAACCATTGCCACCAGGACATCCATTGCTAGAGTTGGATAATGTTACATTAACACCTCATACTGGTTCAGCCACAGCTGCTACCCGTGAAGCAATGGCGCTCCGCGCTGCAGAAAACCTTGTGGCTGGAGCACTCGGGCAAAAGCCTCGTGATGCTCTTTCCTAA
- a CDS encoding HAD family hydrolase: protein MRGFIFDMDGVIIDSEPLHFQVEQDLCKKYGVELAEKELESYVGTRARDMWQQIKKTHGATFEVSAVLNEANERKQAYVVSGEVEPIPGIKELLAALKNNGYRIGLASSSPRPFIEAVLNGFGISDYFDVVMSGEEVANGKPAPDIYRETAEKLGVQPDACTVLEDAAHGVQAALAAGMRAIGFVNPNSGSQDLSAAHDQVNEIRQIQPRAAEIVIENNR from the coding sequence ATGCGCGGTTTTATTTTTGATATGGATGGCGTCATCATTGACAGCGAGCCGCTCCATTTCCAAGTAGAGCAAGATTTGTGTAAGAAATACGGCGTTGAGCTGGCGGAAAAAGAATTAGAATCCTATGTAGGCACCCGCGCGAGGGATATGTGGCAGCAAATCAAGAAAACACACGGTGCCACGTTTGAAGTATCTGCCGTGCTGAACGAGGCCAATGAGCGAAAGCAAGCCTATGTGGTCAGCGGGGAAGTCGAACCGATCCCTGGCATTAAAGAACTGCTTGCCGCTTTAAAAAATAACGGGTACCGCATTGGTTTAGCGTCTTCGTCGCCACGGCCGTTCATTGAAGCGGTGCTTAACGGTTTTGGCATCAGCGACTATTTTGATGTTGTCATGAGCGGAGAGGAAGTCGCTAACGGGAAGCCTGCACCTGACATTTATAGGGAAACAGCCGAAAAACTGGGCGTTCAACCGGATGCTTGCACGGTATTAGAAGACGCTGCACATGGCGTGCAGGCTGCCTTGGCCGCAGGAATGCGCGCCATTGGCTTTGTGAACCCAAATTCAGGCAGCCAAGACTTAAGTGCAGCACACGACCAAGTAAACGAGATACGGCAAATCCAACCGCGAGCTGCGGAAATCGTGATTGAGAACAATCGATAA
- a CDS encoding RNA-binding S4 domain-containing protein: protein MRLDKFLKVSRLIKRRTLAKEVSDQGRVTVNGQVAKAGTTVKAGDELAIRFGQKVVTVKINDVRETTRKEEAAEMYTIVKEESV, encoded by the coding sequence ATGCGGTTGGATAAATTTTTAAAAGTCTCGCGCCTGATTAAAAGGAGAACGTTAGCGAAAGAAGTTAGTGACCAAGGCAGAGTCACGGTCAATGGCCAAGTAGCAAAAGCGGGGACAACAGTAAAAGCAGGAGATGAACTGGCGATTCGGTTTGGGCAAAAAGTTGTCACGGTAAAAATAAACGATGTACGTGAGACAACGCGAAAAGAAGAAGCTGCTGAAATGTATACGATTGTTAAAGAGGAGTCTGTATAA
- the mazG gene encoding nucleoside triphosphate pyrophosphohydrolase gives MGTISVVGLGAGNLAQLPLGIYRALKKANRIYVRTDNHPVLVELAEEGLAFTSFDAVYEQHSEFEDVYKEIATRLLEEAKQGDVLYAVPGHPFVAERTVQLLQKQAQGTGVTIDVLGGASFLDNMYTALAIDPIEGCQIVDGTALRAEELQIRHHLIIVQVYDTLIASEVKLTLMEKLPDDYEVSIVTAAGTPEQSILRVPLFELDHYVKTNNLTAVYVPPVIEDQLLHRDFSYLRGVIATLRGPKGCPWDQKQTHQSLKRYLLEEAFEVFEAIDEEDDSHLAEELGDVLLQVLLHAQIGEEQGYFNVDDVIGALTEKMIRRHPHVFGGAKAETAGEALQTWQQIKAQEQEEQPKPKSALDGLAETNSMLVDAAALQKRAAKTGFEWANVEEVWEKLFEEIEEFKVEAAKSSKSKMEKEYGDILLAAVSLARFYDLSPEIALHRSLTTFKKRFLYVEQKAQEKGQAIADIEMRELDRWWNEAKGKFSE, from the coding sequence ATGGGAACCATATCAGTTGTAGGACTAGGAGCAGGCAATCTTGCGCAACTGCCCCTTGGCATTTACCGTGCCTTAAAAAAGGCGAATCGCATTTATGTACGTACAGACAACCATCCCGTCCTAGTGGAACTAGCGGAAGAGGGGCTGGCGTTTACGTCATTTGATGCTGTTTATGAACAACATAGCGAATTTGAAGATGTTTATAAAGAGATTGCGACGCGCTTGCTGGAAGAGGCAAAACAAGGTGACGTCCTTTATGCTGTGCCTGGGCATCCATTTGTGGCGGAGCGGACGGTCCAACTTTTGCAAAAACAAGCGCAAGGAACAGGCGTAACGATCGATGTACTTGGCGGTGCCTCGTTTTTGGACAACATGTATACGGCTTTGGCAATCGATCCAATTGAAGGCTGCCAAATTGTTGACGGCACGGCACTACGAGCGGAGGAGTTGCAAATTCGCCATCACCTCATCATCGTGCAAGTATACGATACACTGATCGCCTCAGAAGTAAAACTAACGTTAATGGAAAAATTGCCAGACGATTATGAAGTGTCGATTGTGACCGCAGCCGGCACGCCAGAGCAATCAATTTTGCGAGTGCCTTTGTTTGAATTGGACCATTATGTAAAAACAAACAATTTAACCGCTGTATATGTGCCGCCTGTAATAGAGGATCAATTATTGCATCGCGACTTCTCCTATTTGCGAGGCGTGATTGCAACGTTGCGGGGGCCAAAAGGCTGTCCTTGGGACCAGAAGCAAACACACCAGTCATTAAAACGGTACTTGCTTGAGGAAGCATTTGAAGTGTTTGAGGCGATTGATGAAGAAGACGACAGCCATTTGGCAGAAGAGTTGGGCGATGTCTTGCTCCAAGTGCTCCTGCATGCGCAAATTGGCGAAGAACAAGGGTATTTTAACGTGGATGATGTGATTGGGGCGCTTACGGAAAAAATGATTCGCCGCCACCCCCATGTGTTTGGCGGGGCAAAGGCGGAAACAGCTGGCGAAGCGTTACAGACGTGGCAGCAAATAAAAGCGCAAGAACAAGAAGAACAGCCCAAGCCCAAGTCTGCATTAGACGGGCTAGCTGAAACGAATTCCATGCTTGTAGATGCAGCCGCCTTGCAAAAGCGTGCAGCCAAGACCGGTTTTGAATGGGCAAACGTCGAAGAAGTGTGGGAAAAATTGTTTGAGGAAATAGAAGAATTTAAAGTGGAAGCGGCCAAGTCAAGCAAAAGCAAAATGGAAAAAGAATATGGAGACATCCTGCTTGCAGCGGTAAGCTTGGCTCGATTTTATGATCTCTCCCCAGAGATCGCGCTCCATCGTTCGTTGACTACATTTAAGAAGCGATTTTTGTATGTGGAACAAAAAGCGCAGGAAAAAGGGCAGGCGATAGCCGACATAGAGATGCGCGAACTGGATCGCTGGTGGAATGAAGCGAAAGGCAAATTTAGCGAATAA